The nucleotide sequence TCTCGATCATATCGATGTACATGGTCTGTCCACCTGGAGCAATAGACTCCAACAGGGTAACTGAGCGACCAGCACGTGCTGCGTATTGGGCTGCGGACATTCCTGCAACCCCTGATCCAATGATCAGTACATCTTGTTCAATCATGTGAAACCTCCAAAGAATGGATTAACTGTTGTAATGCAATTTCAGCGTCACTTTTTCGCACATAGGAAGGACCTTTTCCCACGTCGTCACTACCTTGCTCCAGATACTGCTTCCTTCCCCTCTCTGCAAGTACCAGAGCCAGATTTGCACCAGCACTGGTCTCCACGAGTATGTTCTTTCGTGCTGCTTCACTGAGCTTGCTGGCAAGCAGTGGAGCATCAATGCCGGTAAGTAGCACGGAAGGATATCCAGCAAGCAACTGTTCGATCTGCTGGACAGTGACATCAAGATCTTCACTTTTACGTTGTCCATCTACAAATAGCGCTGCATAGAAGCGCTGTTTTTTCGCATCGATAGTTGCAAGTACTGCTCCAGGGTACATGTTGACGCACCCTTGGTAGACATCCAGAGTTGGGACGGACACCAAGGGTTTGCCTGTTGCAAGAGAGATACCTTTGAGGGTGCTCATCGCAATTCTGAGCCCAGTGAAAGAGCCGGGTCCGCTGGTACATACCAGCAAGTCAATATCTTTTACATCGATGTTGCATCGGCCACAGAGCTCAAGAATCCTGGGGATCAGCAACTCAGAATGTTTGTTCCCCAATGTGGCTGCACTCGTTTCATAGAAAACAGGCTTGTCTTCTTCAAATCGGACAAGCGCAAGGTGCATAACTGCTGTTGCAGTGTCACATGCAAGAACATTCATAGCTGGACCCCTTCAAGGGTGATGATTCTTTCTTGATTAGG is from uncultured Sphaerochaeta sp. and encodes:
- the tsaB gene encoding tRNA (adenosine(37)-N6)-threonylcarbamoyltransferase complex dimerization subunit type 1 TsaB; the protein is MNVLACDTATAVMHLALVRFEEDKPVFYETSAATLGNKHSELLIPRILELCGRCNIDVKDIDLLVCTSGPGSFTGLRIAMSTLKGISLATGKPLVSVPTLDVYQGCVNMYPGAVLATIDAKKQRFYAALFVDGQRKSEDLDVTVQQIEQLLAGYPSVLLTGIDAPLLASKLSEAARKNILVETSAGANLALVLAERGRKQYLEQGSDDVGKGPSYVRKSDAEIALQQLIHSLEVSHD